From the genome of Prevotella herbatica, one region includes:
- a CDS encoding hydroxymethylpyrimidine/phosphomethylpyrimidine kinase: protein MEKYTILTITGSDSTGGSGVQADIKTISALGGYALSAITSITVQNTLGIQQFYDVPGTIVSGQIEAIINDIKLDVIKVGMIRNNSTLQAVVEAIVKYGPKYVVYDPIVYSSLGEKLMTTEVIESIRQKLLPLCSLIIIRQKDFNVVIGDNKEANVYFLDDNGMHGMANTFSSAVSLYLSKGFSIEDSISKAKNYVNQQQVITSDLKGRSSELYNDFLDYIEHYHTSNSDVAFYADCLNVSSRYLAQVCKKIADKSPKTIIDDFLIDKICAKLKTSTDTIQQVAYEFGFLSQAHFAKFFRKMKGESPSDYRKNI, encoded by the coding sequence TCCGGTGTTCAGGCTGATATTAAAACCATATCTGCTCTTGGTGGGTATGCGCTTTCGGCTATCACTTCCATAACTGTTCAGAATACTTTGGGTATTCAGCAATTTTATGATGTTCCGGGAACAATAGTCTCTGGGCAGATAGAAGCTATTATCAATGATATCAAACTAGATGTAATCAAAGTTGGTATGATAAGGAATAACAGTACGTTGCAAGCTGTTGTTGAAGCAATAGTTAAATATGGACCAAAGTATGTAGTATATGACCCGATAGTTTATTCCAGTCTTGGAGAAAAATTGATGACTACTGAAGTTATAGAAAGTATTCGTCAGAAACTTTTGCCCTTGTGTTCGCTGATCATCATACGTCAAAAAGACTTCAATGTTGTTATAGGTGACAATAAAGAAGCTAATGTGTATTTTTTGGATGATAATGGTATGCATGGTATGGCAAATACATTCTCTAGTGCAGTCTCACTGTATCTTAGTAAAGGTTTTTCTATTGAGGATTCTATCTCTAAAGCAAAAAACTACGTTAATCAGCAACAGGTTATTACTAGTGATTTGAAAGGTAGGAGTAGTGAACTTTATAATGATTTTCTAGATTACATAGAACACTATCATACATCAAACAGTGATGTTGCATTTTATGCTGATTGCCTGAATGTAAGTAGTAGATATCTTGCGCAGGTATGTAAAAAGATAGCAGATAAATCACCAAAGACTATTATTGATGATTTTCTTATTGATAAGATTTGTGCAAAGTTAAAGACTTCTACAGATACTATACAGCAGGTTGCTTATGAATTTGGATTCTTGAGTCAGGCACATTTTGCAAAATTCTTCCGTAAGATGAAGGGAGAGTCACCTAGCGATTATAGAAAAAATATATAA